A genome region from Oncorhynchus gorbuscha isolate QuinsamMale2020 ecotype Even-year linkage group LG26, OgorEven_v1.0, whole genome shotgun sequence includes the following:
- the LOC124016278 gene encoding serotonin N-acetyltransferase-like yields MSLVGALPFLKPRLSPSVSPGRQRRHTLPASEFRPLNTQDAISVFEIEKEAFISVSGDCPLHLDEVRHFLMLCPELSMGWFEEGRLVAFIIGSQWDQDRLTLDALTLHKPKGSTVHIHVLAVHRTFRQQGKGPILMWRYLQYLRCLPYVRRAVLMCEDFLVPFYQKSGFKVQGRCSITVASLTFTEMQYPVRGHALMRRNSEAIGFPQTALLLEKQTQRLESVLLLEEPIQRSETALLLEEQTQRSEPEPADV; encoded by the exons ATGTCTCTAGTGGGCGCCTTGCCTTTCCTGAAACCGCGCCTATCCCCTTCTGTTTCTCCTGGGCGCCAAAGAAGACACACACTGCCAGCAAGCGAGTTCCGGCCGCTCAACACTCAAGATGCCATCAGCGTGTTCGAAATCGAGAAAGAGG CCTTTATCTCTGTGTCAGGAGACTGCCCGCTCCACCTTGATGAGGTGCGTCATTTCCTCATGCTGTGTCCAGAGCTGTCCATGGGCTGGTTTGAGGAGGGGAGACTAGTAGCCTTCATCATTGGGTCCCAATGGGACCAGGACAGACTCACCCTA GACGCCCTAACTCTTCACAAGCCCAAAGGTTCCACAGTTCATATCCATGTGCTGGCGGTCCACCGCACCTTCCGGCAGCAGGGCAAGGGCCCTATCCTGATGTGGCGCTACCTGCAGTACCTACGCTGCCTGCCCTATGTGCGCCGTGCAGTGCTCATGTGCGAGGACTTCCTGGTTCCCTTCTACCAGAAGTCTGGCTTCAAGGTGCAGGGCCGCTGTTCCATCACGGTGGCATCACTGACCTTCACAGAGATGCAGTACCCTGTGAGGGGCCATGCCCTGATGCGGCGCAACAGTGAAGCTATTGGTTTTCCTCAGACTGCGTTATTATTGGAGAAACAGACTCAGAGGCTTGAGTCTGTGTTATTATTGGAGGAACCGATTCAGAGGAGTGAGACTGCATTGTTATTGGAGGAACAGACTCAGAGGTCTGAGCCTGAGCCTGCTGATGTGTAA